Proteins encoded within one genomic window of Citrobacter amalonaticus Y19:
- the caiB gene encoding L-carnitine CoA-transferase: MDRLPMPAFGPLAGLRVVFSGIEIAGPFAGQMFAEWGAEVIWIENVAWADTIRVQPNYPQLSRRNLHALSLNIFKDEGREAFLKLMETTDIFIEASKGPAFARRGITDDVLWQHNPKLVIAHLSGFGQYGTEEYTNLPAYNTIAQAFSGYLIQNGDVDQPMPAFPYTADYFSGMTATTAALAALHKVRETGKGESIDVAMYEVMLRMGQYFMMDYFNGGEICPRMTKGKDPYYAGCGLYKCADGYIVMELVGITQVTECFKDIGLAHILGTPEVPEGTQLIHRVECPYGPLVEEKLDAWLAAHTIAEVQARFAELNIACAKVLTIPELEGNPQYVARESITQWQTMDGRTCKGPNIMPKFKNNPGKIWRGMPSHGMDTAAILKNIGYNDADIKELVSKGLAKVEN, encoded by the coding sequence ATGGATCGTCTACCAATGCCGGCTTTTGGGCCACTTGCCGGGCTGCGGGTGGTTTTCTCCGGGATCGAAATCGCCGGGCCGTTCGCCGGACAGATGTTTGCCGAATGGGGTGCTGAAGTTATCTGGATTGAAAACGTCGCCTGGGCCGATACCATCCGCGTTCAGCCGAACTATCCGCAGTTGTCGCGGCGTAACCTGCACGCACTCTCGCTGAATATTTTTAAAGATGAAGGTCGGGAAGCGTTTCTGAAGCTAATGGAAACCACCGATATCTTCATTGAAGCCAGTAAAGGCCCGGCATTTGCCCGTCGGGGAATTACCGACGACGTCCTGTGGCAACATAACCCGAAACTGGTTATCGCCCACCTGTCCGGCTTCGGCCAGTATGGTACCGAGGAGTACACCAACCTTCCGGCCTATAACACGATTGCTCAGGCCTTCAGCGGCTATCTGATCCAAAACGGAGACGTCGACCAACCGATGCCCGCGTTTCCCTACACCGCCGACTACTTTTCCGGTATGACGGCCACCACAGCCGCGCTGGCGGCATTGCATAAAGTACGGGAAACCGGCAAAGGCGAAAGTATCGATGTCGCGATGTATGAAGTGATGCTGCGCATGGGTCAGTACTTCATGATGGATTACTTCAACGGCGGCGAAATTTGCCCACGCATGACCAAAGGTAAAGACCCCTACTACGCCGGTTGCGGGCTATATAAATGCGCCGACGGCTACATCGTGATGGAACTGGTCGGGATTACGCAGGTTACCGAATGTTTTAAAGACATCGGTTTGGCCCACATTCTCGGTACGCCGGAAGTGCCGGAAGGAACACAGCTGATTCATCGCGTCGAGTGCCCGTACGGACCGCTGGTCGAAGAGAAACTGGATGCGTGGCTGGCTGCGCACACCATCGCGGAAGTTCAGGCGCGTTTCGCTGAGCTGAACATCGCCTGCGCCAAAGTGCTGACCATTCCTGAACTGGAAGGCAATCCGCAATACGTTGCCCGCGAATCCATCACCCAGTGGCAAACGATGGATGGCCGCACCTGCAAAGGGCCAAACATCATGCCGAAATTCAAAAACAACCCAGGGAAAATCTGGCGTGGCATGCCGTCGCATGGCATGGATACGGCCGCCATTCTGAAAAATATCGGTTACAACGACGCAGACATTAAGGAACTGGTCAGTAAAGGTCTGGCCAAGGTTGAGAACTAA
- the caiA gene encoding crotonobetainyl-CoA dehydrogenase — protein MDFNFNDEQELFVAGIRELMASENWEAYFAECDRDSVYPERFVKALADMGIDSLLIPEEHGGLEAGFVTVAAVWMELGRLGAPTYVLYQLPGGFNTFLREGTQEQIDKIMAFQGTGKQMWNSAITEPGAGSDVGSLKTTYTRKDGKVYLNGSKCFITSSAYTPYIVVMARDGASPDKPIYTEWFVDMSKPGIKVNKLEKLGLRMDSCCEINFDDVELDEKDMFGREGNGFNRVKEEFDHERFLVALTNYGTAMCAFEDAARYANQRVQFGETIGRFQLIQEKFAHMAIKLNSMKNMLLEAAWKADNGTITSGDAAMCKYFCANAAFDVVDTAMQVLGGVGIAGNHRITRFWRDLRVDRVSGGSDEMQILTLGRAVLKQYR, from the coding sequence ATGGATTTCAATTTCAATGATGAGCAGGAACTGTTTGTCGCCGGTATTCGTGAACTGATGGCCAGTGAGAACTGGGAAGCCTATTTTGCCGAGTGCGATCGCGACAGCGTGTATCCGGAGCGTTTCGTGAAAGCGCTGGCGGATATGGGCATCGATAGCCTGCTGATCCCGGAAGAACATGGCGGCCTGGAAGCCGGCTTCGTCACCGTGGCTGCCGTCTGGATGGAGTTGGGACGTCTCGGCGCGCCCACCTACGTGCTGTATCAGTTGCCGGGCGGTTTTAATACCTTCCTGCGCGAAGGCACTCAGGAGCAGATCGATAAAATCATGGCGTTCCAGGGAACAGGGAAACAAATGTGGAACTCCGCCATCACCGAACCGGGAGCGGGATCGGATGTGGGGAGTTTGAAAACCACTTATACCCGCAAAGATGGTAAGGTTTATCTTAATGGTAGTAAGTGTTTTATCACCAGTAGCGCCTACACCCCTTATATCGTGGTTATGGCAAGAGACGGCGCGTCCCCGGATAAACCCATCTATACCGAATGGTTTGTCGACATGAGTAAACCCGGCATCAAGGTCAACAAACTTGAGAAGTTGGGCCTGCGCATGGACAGCTGCTGTGAAATCAACTTTGACGATGTCGAACTGGACGAAAAAGACATGTTCGGTCGGGAAGGTAACGGCTTTAACCGCGTAAAAGAAGAGTTCGACCATGAACGTTTCCTCGTCGCCCTCACCAACTACGGTACGGCAATGTGCGCCTTTGAAGATGCCGCGCGCTACGCCAACCAGCGCGTGCAGTTTGGCGAAACGATCGGTCGTTTCCAGTTGATCCAGGAGAAATTCGCCCATATGGCGATCAAATTAAACTCCATGAAAAACATGCTGCTGGAAGCGGCGTGGAAAGCAGACAACGGCACCATCACCTCGGGTGATGCGGCGATGTGTAAATACTTCTGCGCCAATGCCGCGTTTGACGTGGTGGACACCGCCATGCAGGTTCTCGGCGGCGTGGGGATTGCGGGCAACCACCGCATCACCCGCTTCTGGCGTGACCTGCGCGTTGACCGCGTATCCGGTGGCTCTGACGAAATGCAGATCCTGACGCTCGGCCGTGCCGTACTGAAGCAATACCGTTAA
- the caiT gene encoding L-carnitine/gamma-butyrobetaine antiporter, with product MKNEKRKSGIEPKVFFPPLIIVGILCWLTVRDLDAANIVINAVFSYVTNVWGWAFEWYMVIMLIGWFWLVFGPYAKKKLGDEKPEFSTASWIFMMFASCTSAAVLFWGSIEIYYYISTPPFALTPGSTPAKEIGLAYSLFHWGPLPWATYSFLSVAFAYFFFVRKMDVIRPSSTLVPLVGEKHAKGLFGTIVDNFYLVALIFAMGTSLGLATPLVTECMQWLFGIPHTLQLDAIIITCWIILNAICVACGLQKGVKIASDVRSYLSFLMLGWVFIVSGASFIMNYFTDSVGMLMMYLPRMLFYTDAIGKGGFPQGWTVFYWAWWVIYAIQMSIFLARISRGRTVRELCFGMVLGLTASTWILWTVLGSNTLLLMDKNIINIPQLIADHGVPRAIIETWAALPLSTATMWGFFILCFIATVTLINACSYTLAMSTCREVRDGEEPPLLVRIGWSVLVGVIGIVLLALGGLKPIQTAIIAGGCPLFFVNIMVTLSFIKDAKVHWKDK from the coding sequence ATGAAAAATGAAAAGAGAAAGTCTGGAATTGAGCCAAAGGTTTTTTTCCCGCCGCTAATAATAGTCGGGATACTTTGCTGGCTAACGGTACGCGATCTCGATGCCGCAAACATCGTTATTAATGCCGTCTTCAGTTATGTCACCAATGTCTGGGGATGGGCATTTGAGTGGTATATGGTCATTATGCTCATCGGCTGGTTCTGGCTGGTGTTCGGCCCCTACGCGAAAAAGAAATTAGGCGACGAGAAACCGGAGTTCAGCACCGCAAGCTGGATTTTTATGATGTTTGCCTCCTGTACTTCAGCCGCCGTACTGTTCTGGGGATCGATTGAGATTTACTACTACATCTCCACGCCACCGTTCGCGCTGACGCCGGGTTCAACGCCGGCGAAAGAGATAGGTCTGGCCTACAGCCTGTTCCACTGGGGGCCGCTGCCGTGGGCAACGTACAGCTTCCTTTCCGTGGCCTTCGCCTACTTCTTCTTTGTTCGCAAAATGGACGTTATTCGCCCAAGTTCAACATTGGTTCCACTGGTTGGCGAAAAACACGCGAAAGGGTTATTCGGCACTATTGTTGATAACTTCTACCTGGTGGCGCTGATCTTCGCGATGGGAACCAGCCTTGGGCTGGCGACGCCGCTGGTGACCGAGTGCATGCAGTGGCTATTTGGCATTCCGCACACCCTGCAACTGGATGCCATCATCATCACCTGCTGGATTATTTTGAACGCCATTTGCGTGGCCTGCGGCCTGCAAAAAGGGGTCAAAATCGCCAGTGACGTGCGCAGCTATTTAAGCTTCCTGATGCTCGGCTGGGTGTTCATCGTCAGCGGCGCCAGCTTCATCATGAACTACTTCACCGACTCCGTCGGGATGCTGATGATGTACCTGCCGCGCATGCTGTTCTATACCGATGCCATCGGCAAAGGCGGTTTCCCGCAGGGCTGGACGGTCTTCTACTGGGCATGGTGGGTTATTTACGCCATTCAGATGAGTATCTTCCTGGCGCGTATTTCCCGTGGCCGTACCGTGCGTGAACTGTGCTTCGGCATGGTGCTGGGCCTGACCGCTTCAACCTGGATTTTGTGGACCGTGCTGGGCAGTAACACTCTGCTGCTGATGGATAAGAACATCATCAACATCCCGCAACTGATTGCCGATCACGGCGTGCCGCGCGCGATTATCGAAACCTGGGCCGCCCTGCCGCTCAGTACCGCCACGATGTGGGGATTCTTTATCCTCTGCTTTATTGCCACCGTCACGTTGATCAACGCCTGTTCTTATACCCTGGCGATGTCGACCTGTCGTGAAGTTCGCGATGGCGAAGAGCCGCCGCTGCTGGTGCGTATCGGCTGGTCCGTGCTGGTCGGCGTGATTGGCATCGTGCTGCTGGCGCTCGGCGGCCTGAAACCAATACAAACCGCGATTATTGCCGGGGGCTGTCCGCTGTTCTTCGTCAACATTATGGTGACGCTCTCCTTTATCAAAGACGCCAAAGTGCACTGGAAAGATAAATAA
- a CDS encoding electron transfer flavoprotein FixA — MKIITCYKCVPDEQDIVVNHADGSLDFSKADGKISQYDLNAIEAACQLKQQVSDAQVIALSVGGKALTNAKGRKDVLSRGPDELVVVIDDQFEQALPQQTAAALAAAAQKSGFDLIICGDGSSDLYAQQVGLLVGETLNIPAINGVSKILSLTESTLTVERELEDEIETLSIPLPAVVAVSTDINSPQIPSMKAILGAAKKPVQVWSAADIGFSGGDAWSTQTVAAPKQRERQRIVIEGDGEDQIAAFADSLRKIIN; from the coding sequence ATGAAGATAATTACTTGCTACAAGTGTGTACCTGATGAACAGGATATTGTCGTCAATCACGCAGATGGTTCATTAGATTTCAGCAAAGCCGATGGCAAAATCAGCCAGTACGATCTGAATGCGATTGAAGCGGCCTGCCAGCTGAAACAGCAGGTCAGCGATGCGCAGGTGATCGCCCTGAGCGTGGGAGGCAAAGCGTTAACCAACGCGAAAGGGCGTAAGGATGTCCTCTCCCGCGGTCCGGATGAACTGGTGGTGGTCATTGACGACCAGTTCGAACAGGCGCTGCCACAGCAGACTGCTGCGGCGCTGGCCGCTGCGGCACAAAAGTCGGGATTTGACCTGATTATCTGCGGCGACGGCTCTTCCGATCTCTACGCACAGCAGGTCGGCCTGCTGGTGGGGGAAACACTGAACATTCCCGCCATCAACGGCGTGAGCAAAATCCTCTCCCTGACGGAAAGCACGCTGACCGTCGAACGTGAACTGGAAGATGAAATTGAAACGCTGAGCATTCCGCTTCCGGCGGTCGTGGCCGTCTCCACTGACATTAACTCCCCACAAATTCCGTCCATGAAAGCCATTCTGGGGGCGGCGAAAAAACCGGTTCAGGTCTGGTCGGCGGCCGATATTGGCTTCAGCGGCGGGGACGCGTGGTCCACACAAACGGTGGCCGCGCCAAAACAACGTGAGCGCCAGCGCATTGTGATTGAAGGCGATGGTGAAGATCAGATTGCTGCGTTTGCCGATAGTCTGCGCAAAATCATTAATTAA